One genomic window of Oncorhynchus kisutch isolate 150728-3 linkage group LG24, Okis_V2, whole genome shotgun sequence includes the following:
- the LOC109869679 gene encoding inter-alpha-trypsin inhibitor heavy chain H6, which yields MNMGKVDFKILCVLFFFVISVQRGFSEEYGARLGTKEIPIQRVRRQSKPAKPLLKVTDYHVRCFVMSRYSHTTIQSSMWNQLAVTKEAAFEVDLPSAAFISNFTITSNGKVHIAQVKERSVARKIYDAAKKQGKTAGLVATKEREIEKFRMAVSVPSGSRISFSLSYEELLPRRLGRYELILGLRPGGLVTNLTLDVSIAERTGLRFVKVLPLKSSRRLSNTVTGETEAPASTEIQQNPCCARVHYNPSLQQQSSVSSKGLNADYIIQYDVELSDLIGDIQVFDGYFAHYFAPRGLPVVPKDVIFVIDVSGSMIGTKIKQTKQAMSTILGDLREGDHFNIITFSDKVLTWKKGRTVRATRNNVRDAKEFVKRIIAEGWTNINAALLSAAQLVNPSASSSSSYGGFRRVPLVIFLTDGEATIGVTSGESILSNAKSALGSASLFGLAFGDDADFPLLRRLALDNRGMARMVYEDTDAALQLKGFYDEVASPLLSDIQLTYLDDQAFDVTRSLFPNYFQGSELVVTGKVKPGVRNLKVSLTASDSKQKVKIENDVLVSKGEENGTAYSMGCPGGMGGISSFVRRLWAYFTIKELLLAKLNSTDLVMQKLLGEKATNLSLKFNFVTPVTSLVVVKPDADEIPTTASTTTAQPATTTTTKPTTINTTSRTTTTTTVAHTTATEIASPIPVKKPRSNEAKPDPLVTKHPPPQPPPQPRKASTPPTPAKTVAPPSPKTTKTSTPSPSAAKTVLAPLSGKNPTPPPSSPKTAPAPPARIFSTPLANSLKTAAAPAPGKTTTTPPPNIVKTVPTTSPTTVKTTVPTTVKTTTSTTTPTSVRTDPTPALQPWKPATPLPISVRTVLPPVRIALSSSSSENATMSATDAHPPQVTTFLYSVLSIAPTPAPQGRNTDPVSDVDQIATFVSATFAPMPGITDGPKLWEAAGLLDVSTSIQIHRKDMDLDKDYDATYDKDYDLNYDSWDESASNLLPGPTSRLSSVRVFSSSVDGDPHFMVQLPKLKQNLCFTVDGRANDVLRLLEDPERGITVYGHLMWAPSKQDVEDRSRTFFDKITISAAMGGHGGLGGIVITLSLDAVVVEGEGRDTLPTNLQGSVTRQGVAVSVDTTDDIHQSCRIELAKDICFLVLFHHYKQPSYLQMAHLGFYITDGQGLSPSTQGLLGQFQHADMSVTPVKDPSDTPPQPSKEGVLSRGVLRWGAIHVPISLQDKTLKDTVRKRHLGRCWVVPKAQVEKLLGHPYQSYLVDNM from the exons CTGAAGGTGACAGACTACCATGTGAGGTGTTTTGTCATGTCTCGCTACTCCCACACCACCATCCAGAGCTCTATGTGGAACCAGCTAGCTGTCACCAAGGAGGCAGCCTTTGAGGTGGACCTGCCCTCAGCAGCATTCATCTCCAACTTCACAAT cACCTCCAATGGCAAAGTGCACATCGCccaggtgaaggagaggagtgtggcCAGGAAGATCTATGACGCAGCCAAGAAGCAAGGGAAAACAGCTGGACTCGTTGCCACCAA GGAGAGGGAGATCGAGAAGTTCCGCATGGCGGTGAGTGTTCCCTCAGGGAGCCGGATTTCCTTCTCGCTGTCCTACGAGGAGCTGCTGCCCCGCAGGTTGGGTCGCTATGAACTGATCCTGGGCCTGAGGCCTGGAGGACTGGTCACTAATCTCACCCTGGATGTCAGCATAGCAGAGAGGACGGGACTCCGCTTCGTCAAGGTCCTCCCGCTGAAGTCCAGCCGACGGCTCTCCAACACTGTCACAG GTGAGACAGAAGCCCCAGCCTCCACTGAGATCCAGCAGAACCCTTGTTGTGCCCGTGTTCATTACAACCCCAGCCTGCAGCAGCAGAGCAGTGTCTCCTCGAAGGGACTCAACGCTGACTACATCATCCAGTACGATGTAGAGCTCAGCGACCTCATCGGAGACATCCAG GTATTTGATGGATACTTTGCCCATTACTTTGCACCTCGGGGGCTTCCTGTGGTCCCCAAGGATGTCATCTTTGTCATTGATGTCAGTGGCTCCATGATTGGCACCAAGATCAAACAG ACAAAGCAGGCAATGTCCACTATCCTGGGAGATCTTCGTGAAGGGGACCACTTCAACATCATCACCTTCTCAGACAAGGTCCTCACCTGGAAGAAGGGTCGCACAGTGAGGGCCACGCGGAATAACGTACGAGACGCTAAGGAATTTGTCAAGAGGATCATCGCCGAGGGAT gGACCAACATCAACGCGGCCCTCCTCTCAGCCGCCCAACTGGTCAACCCCTCTGCCTCTTCCTCGTCCTCTTACGGTGGCTTCCGTCGGGTCCCTTTGGTCATCTTCTTGACGGACGGTGAAGCTACCATCGGCGTGACGTCCGGCGAATCTATCCTTAGCAACGCTAAGAGCGCTCTGGGTTCCGCCTCTCTGTTTGGCCTGGCCTTCGGAGACGACGCCGACTTCCCCTTGCTGCGGCGCCTGGCACTGGACAACCGTGGCATGGCGAGGATGGTGTACGAGGACACAGACGCCGCACTCCAGTTGAAGGGATTCTACGATGAGGTAGCCAGCCCGCTACTGTCAGACATCCAGCTGACCTACTTGGACGACCAGGCCTTCGACGTCACCCGCTCCCTCTTCCCTAACTACTTCCAGGGCTCAGAGCTGGTGGTCACTGGGAAGGTCAAGCCAGGGGTCAGGAATCTGAAG GTGTCTCTGACAGCCAGTGACTCTAAGCAGAAAGTGAAGATCGAGAACGACGTGTTGGTGTctaaaggagaggagaatgggaCAGCCTACTCCATGGGCTGCCCTGGGGGCATGGGTGGGATCTCCAGCTTCGTACGTCGTCTCTGGGCTTACTTCACGATCAAAGAGCTGCTGCTGGCCAAACTGAACAGCACCGACCTGGTCATGCAGAAACTGCTGGGCGAGAAGGCaaccaacctctccctcaagtTCAACTTTGTCACGCCTGTTACTTCCCTTGTTGTAGTCAAGCCTGATGCAGATGAAATTCCTACCACAGCGTCAACTACGACAGCTCAACccgccaccacaaccaccaccaagcccaccaccatcaacaccactagTAGAACTACTACAACAACCACAGTTGCCCACACTACTGCCACCGAAATAGCCTCCCCCATCCCTGTGAAAAAGCCCAGGAGTAACGAAGCTAAGCCAGACCCTCTTGTCACCAAGCATCCACCTCCCCAACCTCCACCTCAACCCAGAAAGGCCTCCACCCCACCCACCCCAGCAAAAACAGTGGCTCCACCATCCCCCAAGACCACTAAGACTAGCACCCCCAGCCCCAGTGCCGCCAAAACCGTCCTTGCCCCTCTCTCGGGAAAaaaccccacccctcctcccagCTCTCCTAAAACTGCCCCTGCCCCTCCCGCCAGGATATTCTCTACCCCCCTGGCCAACTCGCTCAAAACAGCTGCCGCTCCTGCACCTGGGAAAACCACAACCACCCCTCCACCCAACATAGTAAAGACCGTCCCTACCACATCACCCACCACAGTTAAGACTACAGTCCCTACAACTGTGAAAACCactacctccactaccacccccaCCTCAGTCAGAACCGATCCAACCCCTGCTCTACAGCCTTGGAAACCCGCCACGCCCCTTCCCATCTCTGTTAGAACAGTCCTCCCTCCAGTTAGAatagccctctcctcctcctcttcggaGAATGCCACCATGTCTGCCACTGATGCCCATCCACCTCAGGTTACCACATTCCTGTACAGTGTTCTGTCCATCGCTCCTACTCCAGCTCCACAGGGCCGTAACACAGACCCAGTCTCAGATGTGGACCAGATTGCCACCTTTGTCTCTGCCACATTTGCCCCCATGCCAGGTATCACAGACGGGCCTAAATTGTGGGAGGCTGCAGGACTACTGG ATGTCTCCACATCCATCCAGATccatagaaaag ATATGGACCTAGATAAAG ATTATGATGCAACCTACGACAAAGACTACGACCTCAACTATGATTCCT GGGATGAATCAGCATCAAATCTTT TGCCAGGCCCCACCTCCAGACTGAGTTCTGTCAGAGTCTTCTCCTCTTCTG ttGATGGAGACCCTCATTTTATGGTCCAGCTCCCCAAACTGAAACAGAATCTGTGTTTCACGGTGGACGGCAGGGCCAACGACGTACTGAGACTGCTGGAAGACCCAGAGAGAG GTATCACGGTGTACGGCCATCTCATGTGGGCTCCGTCCAAGCAAGACGTAGAGGACCGCTCCCGCACTTTCTTTGACAAGATAACCATCTCCGCTGCCATGGGCGGGCACGGCGGGCTGGGTGGCATAGTGATCACACTCTCATTGGACGCCGTGGTGGTGGAAGGGGAGGGACGAGACACCCTACCCACTAATCTGCAGGGATCTGTAACGAGGCAGGGCGTGGCGGTATCCGTGGACACCACAGATGACATCCATCAGAGCTGTCGGATCGAGCTGGCGAAGGATATTTGTTTCCTGGTTCTCTTCCACCACTACAAACAGCCCAGCTACCTGCAGATGGCGCACCTCGGGTTCTATATCACTGATGGACAAGGCCTCTCTCCTTCAACCCAAGGCCTACTGG GCCAGTTCCAGCATGCGGACATGAGTGTGACGCCGGTGAAGGACCCtagtgacacaccgccccagccTAGTAAAGAGGGGGTCCTGTCCAGGGGGGTGCTGAGGTGGGGGGCGATACACGTACCCATCAGCCTACAGGACAAGACCCTGAAGGACACAGTGAGGAAACGTCACCTGGGCAGGTGTTGGGTCGTGCCCAAGGCACAGGTGGAGAAACTGTTGGGTCATCCATACCAGAGCTACCTTGTGGATAACATGTAA
- the LOC109869283 gene encoding rab GDP dissociation inhibitor alpha gives MDEEYDVIVLGTGLTECILSGIMSVNGKKVLHMDRNPYYGGESSSITPLEELYKRFELTDSPPESMGRGRDWNVDLIPKFLMANGQLVKMLLYTEVTRYLDFKVVEGSFVYKGGKIYKVPSTETEALASNLMGMFEKRRFRKFLVFVANFDENDPKTFEGVDPKVTTMKDVYKKFDLGQDVIDFTGHALALYRTDDYLDVPCLETINRIKLYSESLARYGKSPYLYPLYGLGELPQGFARLSAIYGGTYMLNKPVEEIVMEDGHVVGVKSEGEVARCKQLICDPSYIQDRVRKAGQVIRVICILSHPIKNTNDANSCQIIIPQNQVNRKSDIYVCMISYAHNVAAQGKYIAIVSTTVETSEPEAEIEPALELLEPIDQKFVSLSDLYEPTDDGTESQIFASSAYDATTHFETTCNDIKDIYKRMTGSDFDFENMKRKQNDVFGEDEQ, from the exons ATGGATGAGGAATATGACGTGATCGTTTTGGGAACCGGACTCACA GAATGCATCCTCTCTGGGATCATGTCTGTGAATGGAAAGAAAGTGCTGCACATGGACAGGAACCCCTACTATGGAGGTGAAAGCTCCTCCATCACCCCTCTGGAAGAG CTGTACAAGCGCTTTGAGCTGACCGACAGCCCTCCAGAGTCTATGGGTCGTGGAAGAGACTGGAATGTGGACCTCATCCCCAAATTTCTAATGGCCAACG GTCAGCTTGTGAAGATGCTGCTATACACCGAGGTGACAAGATACCTGGACTTCAAAGTAGTGGAGGGTAGTTTTGTGTACAAGGGAGGAAAAATCTACAAAGTGCCCTCAACTGAGACTGAGGCACTAGCTTCAA ATCTTATGGGTATGTTTGAGAAGAGAAGGTTCCGGAAATTCTTAGTGTTTGTGGCTAACTTTGACGAGAACGACCCTAAGACCTTCGAGGGCGTCGACCCCAAAGTCACCACCATGAAAGATGTGTACAAGAAGTTTGACCTTGGTCAGGATGTCATCGACTTCACTGGCCACGCCCTGGCCCTCTACAGGACAGACGA CTACCTTGATGTGCCCTGTTTGGAGACCATCAACCGCATCAAGCTGTACAGTGAATCCCTGGCCCGATATGGGAAGAGCCCCTACCTGTACCCCCTCTATGGCCTCGGGGAGCTGCCTCAAGGATTCGCCAG GTTAAGTGCAATTTATGGAGGAACCTACATGCTCAACAAACCAGTGGAGGAGATAGTAATGGAGGATGGCCATGTGGTGGGAGTGAAGTCTGAGGGAGAG GTGGCTCGGTGCAAACAGCTGATCTGTGACCCCAGCTACATCCAGGACCGAGTGCGTAAGGCAGGTCAGGTGATCAGGGTCATCTGTATCCTCAGCCACCCCATCAAGAACACCAACGACGCCAACTCCTGTCAGATCATCATCCCTCAGAACCAGGTCAACCGCAAGTCAG ACATCTACGTGTGTATGATCTCCTACGCCCACAACGTGGCGGCCCAGGGAAAGTACATCGCCATCGTCAGCACCACCGTGGAGACCAGTGAACCTGAGGCTGAGATAGAACCTGCTCTGGAGCTGCTGGAGCCCATTGACCAGAA GTTTGTGTCCCTCAGTGACCTCTATGAGCCCACAGATGACGGTACTGAGAGCCAG ATATTCGCCTCGTCAGCCTACGACGCCACCACTCACTTCGAGACCACCTGCAACGACATCAAGGACATCTACAAGCGTATGACAGGCAGCGACTTTGACTTTGAGAACATGAAGCGCAAACAGAACGATGTGTTTGGGGAGGATGAGCAATGA
- the LOC109869282 gene encoding V-type proton ATPase subunit S1, with protein MAGSESSSKLRTIMAFIALLFALLSTGHCSSQVPLVMWSSEGYTLPPMASPAAGHIISNDQLVSYLNSALGSAPHNVLLFLQDKLSKDDFTRYGGVFGNNHESAFPNLESALQSSSSPLVLPALSWLGASAVPGLLQEKLGVSPLSVDPDTLAHLRLNASDNTLLLIILPYSTGAYLSCKEVLRSNDEVIGKVLSIMKAQGVPYTAIYTGLKPSRVIEEPSMVGQSSMGRSLLQAVVDEVKPPLMFNTTSGPCIMLWAQNLNVSFNNLEWIDLGPLTFAPGGSVSTARSFCNETNSRLVLDYGSSVPTYNLFRLIFSMSQRRYPVSARNWFTLDTVELLFNADTAIYNGSRGIYAPAEYSFHCQNVNNFRNALLVPRTQNATQWRILFTDFQIQGFSILNRTTDFSYASDCAGFFTPGIWMGLITSLLMLLILTYGMHMIMQLRSMDRFDDPKGPSISVPQSE; from the exons ATGGCAGGATCTGAGTCGTCAAGTAAATTGCGTACTATCATGGCCTTTATTGCTCTTTTATTTGCCCTGTTATCTACTGGACATTGCAGCAGTCAAGTACCACTTGTAATGTGGTCCAGTGAAGG GTACACCTTGCCACCCATGGCATCTCCAGCTGCTGGTCACATAATATCTAATGACCAGCTGGTGTCCTACCTAAATTCTGCTCTGGGGTCTGCCCCACACAACGTGCTTCTCTTCCTACAGGACAAG CTGAGCAAAGATGACTTCACAAGGTATGGGGGTGTTTTTGGAAACAATCATGAGAGTGCCTTTCCCAACCTGGAG tctgcATTACAGTCTTCCTCTTCACCATTGGTGCTGCCTGCCCTGTCATGGCTTGGTGCTAGTGCAGTCCCAGGTCTGCTACAGGAGAAGCTGGGTGTCTCCCCACTCAGCGTAGACCCAGACACACTGGCGCATCTCCGACTCAATGCATCAGACAACACTCTGCTGCTTATCATCCTGCCCTATTCTACTGG TGCTTATCTGTCCTGTAAGGAAGTCCTGCGTAGCAATG ATGAGGTCATTGGTAAAGTTCTGAGCATCATGAAAGCCCAGGGTGTTCCCTACACTGCTATTTACACTGGACTCAAGCCCTCACGA GTGATTGAGGAGCCATCCATGGTTGGCCAGTCTTCTATGGGCCGGTCCTTGCTGCAGGCGGTTGTTGATGAGGTCAAACCTCCTTTGATGTTTAACACTACTAGTGGCCCTTGCATCATGCTCTGGGCCCAGAATCTCAACGTCAGCTTTAATAACCTGGAATGGATTGACCTCGGTCCATTGACCTTTGCTCCAGGTGGCTCTGTGAGCACGGCTAGGTCCTTCTGTAATGAAACAAATTCACG GCTTGTCCTTGATTATGGAAGTTCTGTTCCAACATACAATCTCTTCCGTCTCAT CTTCTCCATGAGCCAGCGGCGCTACCCCGTGTCTGCACGAAACTGGTTCACCCTGGACACAGTGGAACTGCTATTCAATGCCGATACAGCCATCTACAATGGCAGCCGGGGCATCTACGCCCCCGCAGAGTACTCCTTCCACTGCCAGAATGTCAACAACTTCCGTAATGCACTGCTTGTGCCCCGCACTCAGAATGCTACCCAGTGGAGGATTCTCTTCACCGACTTCCAG ATCCAAGGCTTCAGTATACTGAACAGGACAACAGATTTCTCCTATGCCAGTGACTGTGCTGGCTTCTTCACACCAGGGATCTGGATGGGCCTGATCACCTCTCTGCTGATGCTGCTAATCCTCACCTACGGCATGCACATGATCATGCAGCTACGCTCCATGGACCGCTTTGACGACCCTAAAGGCCCCTCAATCTCAGTGCCTCAGTCGGAGTAA
- the LOC109869066 gene encoding protein pitchfork produces MAALDAAPLRCVAFGSCQERKLFPTHCAPNRLGNKLSLEGAPHRGPGCYDNHVGTILYDVQKRPESKKGYTLAARTSARFLPCAQTITPSPQRYQQDRTWSKVYPPGRIPFSSTTKRFSTKPVTADFKPGPGTYAHDTTLNQKVSWPMKFGSPDWGRLPTLERKALRTELLCDKEFVKQRSRVAYLQLFYS; encoded by the exons ATGGCGGCACTGGATGCAG CTCCCCTGCGGTGCGTTGCCTTTGGCAGCTGCCAGGAACGGAAGTTGTTTCCGACCCACTGTGCACCTAACCGGCTGGGCAATAAGCTGTCACTTGAGGGAGCCCCTCACCGTGGCCCCGGCTGCTATGACAATCAT GTTGGTACCATTCTATATGATGTACAGAAGAGACCTGAGAGTAAGAAAGGATACACTCTTGCTGCAAGGACGTCTGCACGGTTTCTGCCCTGTGCTCAG ACAATCACTCCTTCCCCTCAGAGGTATCAGCAGGACAGAACCTGGTCTAAAGTATACCCTCCTGGCAGAATCCCCTTCAGCTCCACCACAAAGAGGTTCAGTACCAAGCCTGTTACAGCTGACTTCAAACCAGG CCCAGGGACATATGCTCATGATACTACTCTGAACCAGAAGGTGTCATGGCCTATGAAATTTGGTTCCCCAGACTGGGGTAGACTGCCCACATTAGAGAGGAAAGCCTTGAGGACAGAG CTGCTTTGTGACAAGGAGTTTGTGAAGCAAAGAAGTCGGGTGGCATATCTACAGTTGTTCTACTCCTGA
- the LOC109869067 gene encoding transcription initiation factor TFIID subunit 8: MADPAVMAGGFSAIVGRSGCGKATSSPAENYQLARRRTLQVVVSSLLTECGFESAEKATVESLTEMIQSYISEVGRCAKAYCEHTARITPTLSDAVVTLNEMGFNVDTLPGYAKRSQRMVITAPPVTNAPVIPKALIAGQKRTHPSHIPSHFPEFPDPHTYIKTPTFREPVSDYQVVRERAASQRRDVERALTRFMAKTGETQSLFKDDVTAFPLIAERPSSIPYLSALLPSELELQTLEETDSSEQDDQTDSENTPVNNLNDDPGADKENSVLLAGGVVPLVKVSEESMIDNPYLRPVKKPKVRRKK; encoded by the exons ATGGCGGACCCTGCGGTGATGGCGGGTGGATTCAGTGCTATAGTAGGG CGTTCCGGGTGTGGTAAGGCCACGTCCAGCCCAGCAGAGAATTACCAGCTTGCCCGGCGTCGCACCCTCCAAGTGGTAGTGAGCTCTCTGCTGACAGAGTGTGGATTCGAGAGCGCAGAGAAGGCCACCGTGGAATCACTGACTGAGATGATCCAGAGCT ACATATCTGAAGTAGGTCGTTGTGCCAAGGCATACTGTGAACACACAGCTCGAATCACGCCCACCCTCTCTGACGCTGTGGTCACACTCAATGAAATGG GTTTCAATGTGGACACTCTGCCAGGGTATGCCAAGAGATCACAGAGGATGGTTATAACTGCTC CTCCAGTGACGAATGCTCCTGTGATCCCAAAGGCCTTGATTGCTGGACAGAAACGCACTCATCCCTCCCACATCCCCAGCCACTTCCCGGAGTTCCCCGATCCTCACACTTACATCAAAACTCCA ACGTTTCGGGAGCCTGTGTCAGATTACCAGGTGGTGCGAGAGAGGGCAGCTTCTCAGAGAAGAGATGTAGAGCGAGCACTCACACGCTTCATGGCCAAGACTGGAGAAACACAGAGCCTCTTCAAGGATGATGTCACTGCCTTCCCAT TGATCGCAGAGCGGCCCAGCTCCATCCCGTACCTCAGTGCCCTGCTGCCCTCAGAACTGGAGCTGCAGACTCTGGAGGAGACAGATTCCTCTGAACAGGACGATCAGACCGACAGCGAGAACACGCCAGTCAACAACCTCAAT GATGATCCTGGAGCTGATAAGGAGAATTCTGTGCTTCTTGCTGGGGGCGTGGTTCCCTTGGTGAAGGTCAGTGAAGAAAGCATGATTGACAACCCATACTTGAGGCCAGTCAAGAAACCCAAAGTGAGGAGGAAGAAGTGA
- the LOC109869068 gene encoding G0/G1 switch protein 2 has product METINEIIPFAKEMLSQRPSRGMMKVYLLGSTLAFFGVVGGLVETVCMPFCEQEPLDEEMIKLITEEKKRQMLEPEITTVEPDVVDELQTEIDAKKPLEGRQRRASIRSPAC; this is encoded by the coding sequence ATGGAGACCATAAACGAGATCATTCCATTCGCTAAGGAGATGCTGAGCCAGAGGCCCAGTCGAGGCATGATGAAGGTGTACCTGCTGGGTTCTACCCTGGCGTTTTTTGGAGTGGTCGGTGGGCTGGTGGAAACGGTCTGCATGCCATTTTGTGAACAGGAGCCATTAGATGAGGAAATGATCAAGCTGATcacagaggagaagaagaggcaaATGCTGGAGCCAGAGATAACCACTGTCGAGCCTGATGTTGTGGATGAGTTGCAAACAGAGATTGATGCTAAGAAGCCACTGGAAGGTCGTCAGAGGAGGGCGTCTATCAGGTCACCTGCCTGTTGA